Below is a genomic region from Neorhizobium galegae.
GGCGACGTGTCGAGAAGGCCCAGTCCCGTAGGGCGGTGGCGGCTTCGCGGGCATAACCTTTGCCTTCGGCGCTCGGATAAACGAACCAGCCGAGTTCGTGCTCGGGAAACAATGGACCGTGATTGATGCCGACCTGCCCGAGGCAGAGGCCGGTCACACGGTCTTCGATCATTAAGGCCCCATGCCCCATCAGTGCCCACTGGCCGATGTCGCCGCTGAACAGGCCCCAGGCAGCATCCACCGAAAACGGGCCTCCCATGAAAGCCGAGCGCGGGGAAAACATCAGCTCGCTATAGTCGGGCCAGTCTTCCATCCTCTGGGGACGCAAAGAAAGCCGCTTTGTCTCAAGTGTGGGTATCGCCGTCATCTGCTCCTCGTTCCCGTCCGCATGCCTATGTCAGGATGTCGTAGACGCGAAAAATCCAATAGAGCTGATAGGCCAGCCCGAAGATGACAAAACCGGCGTGATAGCGCCGGTTGGCGGTCGTCGCGGCGATCAGGCTCAGGACGACATAGATCGCGGTGCGCACCGGATATTCCCAGCCGAGCGAGGTGAAATATTCCCAGCCCTTGAGGATCGTATCGACGATGTCGGTGACGAGCAGGCCGGCGAGGAAACAGAAGAACCATTTTCGGCGCGACAGGAAATAGTCTTCGTAGCTGTCGTAATCCTGCATCGAGGTCGGGAAGAGCAGGGCGCAGAGGAAGAAGAACAGCGCGCAGAAGGCGATCAGGAAGAGATAGGCCGCAAAACCGATCACCGGCAAGGCATGCAGCCGGTATTCCCACCACCAGAAATGCGCCAGGAACAGGAACAGGAACGCCACCCAGCCGAGATGGACGGGGTAGATGCGGGCGGCGCGCGGATGCTGGACGATGCCGGCGAGGCCGTTCAGCAGCCGCGCCAGGCTGAGGCTCACCACCATGCCCATGACCACGCGGATATGCGTGAAGGTTTCGGCGGCGGTCGCGGCGTCCATCGCTGTTCCTCGCTCTATTCCTCGGCCGGCACCGGCACCGGGCGGCCGTCCTCGTCGAGGGCGACCATGATGAAGGTTCCGGCCGTGACTTTCTCGATCATCCGGTGACGCGCCCGCTGCGCCCAGGCTTCCACCATGAGCGTGATCGACGAGCGCCCGACGCGGGTGATCTCCGTGTAGATATTGAGCGTATCGCCGATCTTGACCGGCAGTTCGAACGCCATTTCCTTGACCGCTGCGGTGACCACGCGGCCGCGGGCGCGCTCGGCGGCGCGGATGCCGCTCGCAAGGTCCATCTGCGCCATCACCCAGCCGCCGAAAATATCGCCGGCCGCGTTGGCATCCGCCGGCATTGCCAGGGTGCGGAGCGTCAGTTCACCGGTCGGTTTGGCATTTTCGGTCATCGTCATCTCTCTTTCGAAGCGGTTTCCAGGGCGACTCCTCCGGCCGCGAGACTAACCGGACGCGAGGAGGAAGGAAACTCCAAGAAAAAGCGGTTCAACATCAATAATTTAGGTTGAACTAATGCGCGTTCGCCGCGATTTGTGAGGGCTTCACCACCTGGTAACCAACGATCATTAGAATTTAAGGCGAATTGCACATAAGGGGGGTCCCATGCAACGTCTCGCCATTTCCTGGCGCCTTTATAGTCTTGTGCTCCTGTCGCTCGTCATTCTTGGCGGCGCCATGACCTTCAGCCTGTTCCAGAGCTACGCCTCGTCGGAACGGGAACGGAAGGCGGGCCTTGCCCAGATGAACGATGTGGCGCTGACCGTGCTCAAGAAATACCAGGCTCTGGAGGCTTCCGGTGCCATGACCCGCGAGCAGGCCCAGAGCGAGGCCAAGGCCGTCATCTCGGTGATGCGTTACGGCGAAGGCAGCGGCTACTTCTGGATCAACGACATGCTGCCGCGGATGATCATGCATCCGATCAAGGCGGAGCTGAACGGCAAGGACCTGTCGAACGACAAGGACCCGAACGGCAAGTTCCTGTTCGTCGAGTTCGTCAACGCCGTCAAGGCAGGCCCGACCGGCAAGGGCTTCGTCGATTACTACTGGCCGAAGCCCGGCGCCGAGCAGCCGGTCGAGAAATATTCGCATGTCGCCGGTTTCGCTCCCTGGGGCTGGATCGTCGGCACGGGCGTCTATGTGGACGACCTGCACGCCATGTTCCGGCGCGACGCGATCAACTTCGCCTCGATGTTCGGCATCGGCGCGCTGGTGCTGATCGCCGGCGCCACCTTCGTGGTCAAGACGGTTACCGGCCCGATCGGCAAGATCAAGCAGGCTCTGCAGTCGATCGCATCGGGCGAGGCGCGTGTCACCGTGCCTTGCACCGAACAGAACAACGAGATCGGCGAAATGGCCCGGGCGCTCTCCGTGCTGCGCGATTCGGTCGACGAACGCGCCCAGTTGCAGGCGCGCGAGGCCGAACAGGCCCGCATGATCGCCAGCGAGCGCTCCGACAACGAGCGCACGATGACGGCCGCCGCCGACCGCCAGGGGCGCGCGATCAGCGAGCTCGGCCGCGCGCTCGAGGCGCTGGCCGGTGGCGATCTTTCCGTGGCGCTCGCCGATATCGGCGAGGACTATGCGAAGCTCCGCCACGACTTCAATGCGGCGGTCAGTTCGCTGCACCAGGCGATCGCGGCGATTTCTGAGACGAGCCTTGTGGTGCGCGACAGCGCCTCGGACATTTCCGGCGCGACGGGCCATCTGTCCAAGCGTACCGAACAGCAGGCGGCGGCTCTCGAAGAGACCGCAGCAGCGCTCGACGAGATCACCGCAACCGTCCGCACCGCGTCGGAACGGGCGGTCGAGGCCCGCACCATGGTCAGCGAGACCAAGGACAGCGCCGGCCGTTCGGGCGAGATCGTCCGCAATGCGATCGACGCCATGGGCCGGATCGAGGAGAGTTCCAACCGCATCAACCAGATCATCTCGGTGATCGACGAGATCGCCTTCCAGACCAACCTGCTGGCGCTGAATGCCGGCGTCGAGGCGGCCCGCGCCGGCGAGGCGGGACGGGGTTTTGCGGTCGTGGCGCAGGAAGTGCGCGAACTCGCACAGCGTTCCGCCAATGCGGCCAAGGAGATCAAGACGCTGATCAGCAATTCCGCCCGCGAGGTGGAAGGCGGCGTGGCGCTGGTGCGTTCCACCGGCGATGCGCTGGTCGAGATCGCCACGCTGGTCGACCGGGTCAACGCCCATGTGGACACGATCGCGACGGCCGCCCGCGAACAGGCCACCGGCCTCCAGGAGATCAATTCCTCCGTCAATCATATGGACCAGATGACCCAGCAGAACGCGGCGATGGTCGAGGAAACCACCGCGGCGAGCCAGACGCTGGCTGAACAGAGCCTGCACCTGCAGGGCCTTCTTTCGGCCTTCAGGCTCGCTGACGGCGGCCGTGGGGCGACCTCCGGTCATGTCTCGCGCGCCCGCGCCGCCTGATCCGCACTGATCACTGCCAAGAAACAAAGGCCGCCGGCGCGACAAGCCCGGCGGCCTTTTGATGCCGGCCGCATTGACGAGGGTCAAATACGCGGACCTCCGTTGCCCCTAAACGCTGTGGCACCTTCAACGGAGAATATGATGACGAGGATTGTGATCATC
It encodes:
- a CDS encoding GNAT family N-acetyltransferase, yielding MTAIPTLETKRLSLRPQRMEDWPDYSELMFSPRSAFMGGPFSVDAAWGLFSGDIGQWALMGHGALMIEDRVTGLCLGQVGINHGPLFPEHELGWFVYPSAEGKGYAREAATALRDWAFSTRRLETLVSYVHPDNIRSCRLAERLGCTLDATAPRRDPVDLIFRHPRP
- a CDS encoding acyl-CoA thioesterase — protein: MTENAKPTGELTLRTLAMPADANAAGDIFGGWVMAQMDLASGIRAAERARGRVVTAAVKEMAFELPVKIGDTLNIYTEITRVGRSSITLMVEAWAQRARHRMIEKVTAGTFIMVALDEDGRPVPVPAEE
- a CDS encoding methyl-accepting chemotaxis protein yields the protein MQRLAISWRLYSLVLLSLVILGGAMTFSLFQSYASSERERKAGLAQMNDVALTVLKKYQALEASGAMTREQAQSEAKAVISVMRYGEGSGYFWINDMLPRMIMHPIKAELNGKDLSNDKDPNGKFLFVEFVNAVKAGPTGKGFVDYYWPKPGAEQPVEKYSHVAGFAPWGWIVGTGVYVDDLHAMFRRDAINFASMFGIGALVLIAGATFVVKTVTGPIGKIKQALQSIASGEARVTVPCTEQNNEIGEMARALSVLRDSVDERAQLQAREAEQARMIASERSDNERTMTAAADRQGRAISELGRALEALAGGDLSVALADIGEDYAKLRHDFNAAVSSLHQAIAAISETSLVVRDSASDISGATGHLSKRTEQQAAALEETAAALDEITATVRTASERAVEARTMVSETKDSAGRSGEIVRNAIDAMGRIEESSNRINQIISVIDEIAFQTNLLALNAGVEAARAGEAGRGFAVVAQEVRELAQRSANAAKEIKTLISNSAREVEGGVALVRSTGDALVEIATLVDRVNAHVDTIATAAREQATGLQEINSSVNHMDQMTQQNAAMVEETTAASQTLAEQSLHLQGLLSAFRLADGGRGATSGHVSRARAA